The following is a genomic window from Sphingobacterium spiritivorum.
CAGGAAATTGCTTTGTTTCTGGAATTGCTAAGAACTGGTCAGATTGAAGACATAGTGGAGAGTCATATGGAGGAACAGTCAGGTGTTGAAGAAAAAAAAATACAAAAAACACGTTATTATCGTTTTTTTAAATATGCTGCAGCATTATTATTGGTCACTTTGACAGGAGCTTCATTGTTCTATAACTGGTATGAGAGCGAAAGGAAGATGGAGATAGCACGGATGAATAATATAGGTCCGGCGACTGCTAAAGCGATCTTAAAATTAGCAGATGGCCGACATATAATGTTAGATTCCACATTCGGAGAGCTGATTATTCAGGACAGCGCCGTTAAAGATCAATCTGGGAAAATGGTACATCAGGGGGAAAATGAATATTATGAAGTCAATGTACCCAAGGGTGGTACCTTTCATCTCAACCTCAGCGATGGCTCAAAAGTATGGCTGAATTCGGGTAGTACACTTCGGTTTCCACAAAAATTCGCAGGCAATCTCCGTAAAATTGAACTGAAAGGGGAAGCGTTCTTCGAAGTCAGAAAACAGACCGGAAGTGCCGGTGAACGGATACCCTTTATTGTACAAACCTCAAAACAGACAGTTGAAGTTCTGGGAACCAGTTTTAATGTCAAAGCCTATGGTGAAGAGAACGAGTCTGCGACTTTATTCACCGGACTTGTCAGACTAAAGAATAATAAAAATAACCATGAAAAAATGTTGTCCCCGGGTAGTAAAGCAGTTTTGGAGCGGAATGGTGAATTTAAGGTCGGAATAGCTGACCTGGAGGAAGAAGGGAGCTGGCGATCAGATGCTTTTGTATTTAATGAAACTCCGATAAACGATATTTTAAATCAGTTGAGCCGATGGTATAATGTGGATATAGACTTTATAGGTTCTGCTGAATACAGTTTTAACGGATATCTGCAGCGAAATGTATCACTTGGAGAAGCACTGGAAACATTAAAAGGAACCGGAGAACTTGACTATCAGTACCAGAATCACAAAGTAATTATAAAACAGAAGAAAACTAAATAGCCTATGCATCATAAATAAACTATAAAAAAGAAAACGGTGAAGTTCCAGCAACACCGTTTAAATCCAGTTCAATTGACTAAAATAGAGGTAGTCAGTATTAATCAATTTATAAACTAAATCAACCAAATGTATGAATTTAATCATATTATTCAAACAGTCTTTTGGCCTGAAGTACGTATGTCGAAGGTCATCAACCGAAAAGTCTGTACTTTGGATAAAGTGCACAACCCTGTTCCTGTGTCTGATGCTTTGTCATGTATACAGCAGTGCTTATTCACAAAATATCAACCTGTCTTTTAAAAACGAAAAATTAGGCAAAGTATTAAAATCAATCAGTCAGCAGAGCGGGTACAGAGTCTTCTATAACAGCGAATTGCTGAAAGGAACAAAACCGGTCAGTATAGATGTAAAAGCCGGCACGCTTAACAACGTACTGGATCTTGTTTTTGTCAATCAACCGTTGAGCTACAGGCTGGAGGGCAGATCTATTCTGATCAGCAGGCAGACGGCTGCGAAGAATATGGTAGTCCATACCCCGGCCGAAGATTTTCAGGAAGCAATTACAGGTACAGTCACAGACAGTACGGGCAGGAGTCTTTCCGGAGTTACCGTAAAAATAAAAGGAACAAACAGCAGTACTGCCACAGATGCACAGGGCTACTTTAAGCTGACAAGATCACAACAAGGTCATGTCACACTGGTATTCTCCTATATCGGTTATCAAACTCTTGAAAGTATATATACAGGAAGTCCGCTGCAGGTGGCCATGAAAACAGAGGTATCTGATATAGCGGAGATCGTGGTCATCGGATACGGTACAGTAAAAAAATCAGATCTTACGGGATCGGTTTCTACTATATCTTCAGCTCAGCTTAGTCAGGTTAACGGGGTCTCCAACGTTGCACAGGCTTTACAGGGACATGCTCCGGGTGTACGTGTCAATCAGGCTTCAGGTCAGCCGGGTGAAGGCATGAAAATTCAGATCAGAGGAACAAACTCTCTGGGAGCTAGTAACGATCCCTTGTATGTGGTGGATGGTATGATGCTCGACGGACTGACTGCTCAGATTAATCCGGATGATATAGCAAGCGTCTCTGTTTTGAAAGATGCATCCTCTACAGCGATTTATGGTTCGAGAGGTGCAAACGGGGTCGTGATGATTACAACTAAAAAAGGCGCATCCGGTAAAAAGAAAATTTCGTACAACAACTATTTCGGAACACAGCGGCTGCGTAAAAAGATCGATGTCGTTAATGCCATAGATTTTGCTACACTTCAGAATGAAGTCGCTGCCAATGACGGCAAACCCTTACCCTGGACACAGGCACAGATTAATGATCTTGGCGAAGGTACCGACTGGCAGGATCTGGTGTACAGAGCCGCTCCTGTACAAACCCATAACTTAAGTATTAGCGGAGGTAATCAGGATACCAAATATTTTACTTCATTCGGATACTTTGATCAGGATGGTATTATCCGCAATTCCGGATTCCAGCGTTTGTCTCTACGAACCAATATCGATCATAAGTTGTTTGAAAAAATTAATCTTACAACCAATTTAAGTATTCAAAATTCAGCTTACGACCGTGCGCAATATCAAAGTGCGGATGGTAGCGGAGGGATTCCCTGGTCTTCAATGGTACTGCCTCCTACCATGCAGGTGTATGATGCGAATGGCAATTATACAAAGTTTACCGGAGTATCCTGGGGAGAGACTAACCCGGTCGGTATATCTGAAAACTGGAAGAATAGAAATAACAGCCTCCGTCTTATCGGTAATGTAGCCCTTTCGTATGAGATTCTAGATGGGCTTAAATTAAAACTAAGCGCAGGACTGGATCATGCATACAATAAACAGGATACATATTTTCCAGGAAACATCAGTCTGGGTCAGCGAATTGTCGATGGGAAGCCTGTATTTGGAGTGGCAAACAAAAATTATGGCAGTTCTTCTACTTTTATCAATGATAATATTCTGGAATATCAGAAGCAATTTGGAGATAAGCACAAACTGGACGCACTGGTGGGGTTGACTTATCAGACTAGCAGAAACGATGGATTGAATAGTGGTAGCGGAGTAGGCTTTGCAAGTGATACTTATGAAACATCAAATATTCAGTCTGCTATAACCAAAGCACTTCCTTCATCTTCATTTGGCGACAACAGGTTACTTTCTTATATGGCTAGGGCGAATTATTCCTATGCAGATAAATATTTTCTGACGGTCTCCGGCAGGAGGGATGGTTCATCCCGTTTTGGAGCCAATAATAAATATGCCTTTTTTCCCTCAGCTGCAGTTGCCTGGGCAGTATCACAGGAGGATTTTTTAAAGGATAACCCGACATTGTCGCTTTTAAAAATCAGAACTTCCTATGGAGAATCCGGCAATCAGGCTATTGCTAACTATCAGACACTAGCTAATGTTTCGGGTACAGATGCAATATTTAATAATCAGATTAATACCGGATTTATTTTGGCGGCACTTGAAAATGCAAATCTGAAATGGGAGACAACCCGCCAGTATGATATAGGACTGGATATGGGATTGTTTAACAACAAAATCCAGATCGTAGCCGATTATTATAACAAACGTACCAAAGATCTGCTGTTAAATGTGACTTTGCCCGGATCTGGTGGATTTAGTTCTGTACTGCAGAATATTGGTGTAGTACAAAATAAAGGTTTTGAATTTCAAATCTCTGCTCAGCCCCGGTTGGGAGAGCATCTGAGGTGGAAACCTTCTTTCAATATCTCCTTTAACCGTACAAAAGTTCTGGATATGGGTGTGGATGCTTATGGCAATCCGGTTACGTTCAAAGAGATCGGTACTGGCGGTAACTGGTTTCCCACCATCGTAGGTCAGTCTATGATGCAATTGTACGGATACACAGTAGAAGGGATTTATCAGACCGATCAGGAAGCTATAGCTAACGGAGAACCCTCCAAGAAAGCCGGAGATTACAGATTTAAGAACTGGGACGGACAGGGAACTGTCAATGATCAGGATGACCGTAGGGTATTGAGCCGGTTGGAACCTAAGTTTACATTTGGTTTTAATAACGGGTTTACCTACAAGAATTTTGATTTTTCCTTTATGATGGTAGGTAGTTACGGGAATGATATTGTGAATGAATTCAGAAAGTACAACATCTCCCTGAACGGGAGTTGGGCACCTACTCAGGAAGGCTTTGACAATCGCTGGAAAGGAAGCGGACAGGGAAATACGTTTGATAAGCCGAGTGCCAATAGTGGTAGCGCTATCCGGGATTATGCAAACTCGCTATGGGTAGAAAACGGGTCTTATCTGCGCCTGCGCGATGTGACGCTGGGTTATACCTTACCTGCGGAGTTAACAAACAGGTTGCGAATTTCGGGAGTAAGGATATATGTCAGTGCTCAAAACTATCTCACGATCACCAATTACAGTGGCTTCGATCCGGAAGTTTCCTGGGCCTCAGCAGCTGTAAACGGATGGGATAGAGGAAACTATCCTGCTACCAAATCAATTACAGCGGGTATAAAAGTAGATTTTTAAAATTCAAGAACATGAAAACGATATATAGCATATTCATATTACTTACTGCATTTCTGATACAGGGCTGCGAGCGTACATTAGAAGAAAAGCCTCAGACAATCTTAAGTCCGAATCAATTTTTTCTGAATCCCGGAAATTATGAAGCTTCTGTAAAAGGGATCTATAGCGGCCTGCCCTTATATATTCCATTTACACATGAGATGATCACCGATCTCTATGCAACACCATCTGCACAGGCTGAGCAGGCTTTGCCGATCTATAACAATCAGCCTACACCATCTTATTATAATGCACGTAGCGCCTGGAACGGCCCTTATGCCGTCATCAAAAATGCTAATTTTATCCTAAAATATCTGCCTGATGCACCTTTGAGCAGTACGCAGATAGCAAACCTGACAGCTGAAGCACGTTTTTTGAGGGGTTACGCTTTCTTTCAACTTGTACAGCTGTTTGGAGATGTGCCTATGCCTTTGAAAGTCGCTGAAGATTATAACAATCTGAGACTGCCCCGAACACCTCAGGTAGAAGTGTATACTCAGATATTGGAGGATTTACTTTTTGCGGAAGCTAATCTTCCGGAAAATGCTCCACAGCAGGGGCGTGCACATAAACTGGCTGCTACAGCGCTTCTGGCACGAGTATATCTCACCATGGCAGGCAATCCTTTGAATCAGACGAAATACTTTGCCGATGCATTGAAAAAATCTACAGATGTTATTAAATCCGACAGGTTTACGCTTGTGGCAGATTATGCAGAAGTATTCCATAAACTAGCCTATACCACAGAATCCATCTGGGATAAACAATATGTGGCAGACCGCGGTGGCAATTTTCTGCATGGCAGTTCCTGTACTGCACCCGGATATACACCGACATTAGTGCCTTCAGCTAATTTTATCAATAGTTTTCCGAAAGGTGACAGGCGGTTGTCATGGGGAATTATGATTAACTACCCGGCTCCCGGCGGACCATTAGCGAGACCATTTTTCCATAAATTCGTAGATGCAACATTAATAGACAGGGGAGTATTGCCATCGGGATCACTGGTGTCTTATGCCATTCCTTTAGTGCGTTATGCTGAAATGTATCTGATAGCTGCCGAGGCGGAGAACGCAATAAACGGACCTGCACAGGCCTATCAGTATATTAATGTAATCCGGAAAAGAGCGCGGATAGATAAAAATGATCCTACACATGTGCCGGATCTGCAGAACCTCAGTAAAGAGCAGTTTCAGCAGGCTGTATGGAAGGAGTGGGACTGGGAGATGTATCAGGAAGGGCTGTCATGGACAACCATGAAACGCAGTAATACATTCAATCGTATACAGCAGCAACGCGGTAATACTCTGACTGTACCTGTAGGTCTGTATAACCAGACATGGCCTATTCCGATAGAAGAGATAACGAATAATAATATTCCGCAAAATCCTTTGTATCAATAGTTAAAATATATACATTTAAATATGAACTACACGTTGACTTTTTTATCCCGCTTGTTTGCATTGCTTATATTATGTGGAGTATGTGGAGCTGAATCGGCTGATGCACAATCAGCAACTGTAAAGAAAATCTATGTGGCTAAATCCGGCCGTGACAGCAATCCGGGCACATCTGCCAAGCCATACGCCAGTCCCGGAGCAGCTCTGCAAGCTGTATCAAAATTGAAGAAAGACGGTTATAGCGGGGCTATAGAAGTAATTATCAATACAGGAGTTTATTATTTGGACAAACCCCTTTCTCTCGGTAGTGAACAGTCCGGATCGAAGAATGCTCCGCTTACTATTCAATCTGCAAAAGGTCAGCAGGTGATCTTCAGCGGTGCAGTTCCTTTGAATCTGCAATGGAAATCCGGAGAAAACGGAATCTGGACAGCTCAGGTGCCTGAAGGAATCCGTTTCCAAAGTTTGTATGCGAATGGTAAACAACTGATCCGTGCGAGATATCCGAACTATGATCCTTCGGTTCTTCCTTTTAATGGATATGCGGCTGATGCTATAAGTCCCGAACGTGTCAAAAACTGGAAAAATCCGGAGGGGGCATATGTACATGCTCTTCATATTGGCCGATGGGGTGGATTTCATTACAGGGTGACGGGAAAAGATGCCAATGGTAACTTACAGCTGGAAGGCGGGCAGCAGAATAACAGACCCAGCAAGATGCATGAGACGTACAGGTATGTGGAGAATGTATTTGAGGAGCTTGATGTGGCTAATGAATGGTATCTGGATGAGAAAACATCTACCTTATTCTACATGGCTCCCAAAGGTGTAAATCCGGCACAGCAAAAGCTGGAAGCTCCGATATTGGAGAATATCATTACCCTTTCCGGAAGCAAGATAAACCCGGTCCATGATATTCATGTGAAAGGTATACAGTTTGTACATACGGCTCCGACATTTATGAAGACAGCGGAACCTTTGCTGCGCAGTGACTGGACAATCTACAGACAAGGTGCAGTACTGATCACATATGCCGAGCGTTGTGAGTTGTCCGGATCAGATTTTTATGATCTGGGCGGTAATGCTATATTCGTTAGTGACTATAACAGAGAAATCATTATCGCTGATAATCTGATTGAGCGGATAGGAGCAAGTGCGATCAGCTTTGTGGGTAATCCGGATGCTGTCCGGTCACCTGCATTCCGTTATGAAAAGTTTGTGCTGGAGACAGAGATGGATACGGTAAAGGGTCCCAAATCAGATAATTATCCGTCAGGCTGTGAAGCAAGTAACAATCTGATCCGAAATATTGGTCTCATCGAAAAGCAGGTTGCAGGTGTGCAGATAGCGATGGCATCAGCTATTCGAGTACTGCATAATACGATCTATGAAGTACCACGTGCAGGTATCAATATTGGGGACGGTACATGGGGCGGACATAATATTGCCCATAATGATGTATTCCGTACCGTACTGGAGACGAGTGACCATGGAGCATTCAACTCCTGGGGAAGAGACCGTTTCTGGCATCCGGACCGTAAGGAAATGAACCGCCTGGCAGCTGCACATCCCGAATGGGTGACTTTGGATGCTGTAGTGCCGACATTGATACGTAACAACAGATTTCAGTGTGATCACGGGTGGGATATCGATCTGGATGATGGCTCTACCAATTATCAGATTTATAATAATATATGTCTGAGCGGAGGTTTAAAGCTTCGGGAAGGATTTTACAGGACGGTATACAATAATGTGATAGTCAACAATGGATTTCATCCGCATGTATGGTTCAAAAACAGCCATGATGTATTTCGCAATAATATCGTGATGCAGTCTCATCAGGATATTCAGGTCAACTATTGGGGGGATACAGTAGATTATAACTACTATACGAATATAGCGGATCTGAAGAAAGATCAGGTCAAAGGCGTAGATGCACATTCCGAATTGTTTGACGGAAAATTTGCGAATGCAGCAACAGGTGACTTCCGTGTAACTGGTCGTATTCCGGCAGGTTTTAAGAATTTTAATACTTCGGATGTAGGTGTTACAAGTCCAAGACTGCTTGCCAAGGCTGTGAAGCCCGAAATACCGCAGGTGAAAATACAGAAAGAAGAGCTGAAAAATCGGATTGTAAAATGGGGTGGAGGAGAGTTTAAGTCTATCGAAACATTAGGTGAGCAGTCCGCTGCGGGACTACCTGAAATCGCCGGAGTATTGGTTGTAAAGCTGGCTGAAAACAGTACTGCTTTCAAAAGCGGACTGCGTATTGGAGATGTAATTGTGTCGTGTCAGAAAGAAACAATAAATACAGTAGAGGATTTTCAACGAATTGCCAAACGAGATGCCTATACAGGTGAACTGGCTGTCACCATTTACAGGAATCAGGTTAAGCAGGATCTTGTTCTTAAGCTATGATAACATGAACTGAAAGATGAATAAATAATTAGAATGTTTAGTTGTAGAAATGAAGAAGCATGTTATTTCTTTTGAAATAGCATGCTTTTTTTGCTACAAGAAGGAATATTGGCGCCTTTATTTCTTTAATCATGTTTATAATTAGAGAATAACACTTTAGTGTGTTACAATAACGGTCTTATCATAAACTCCATGTTAACAATTTGCTTCAAGACTTATTTTGATCTTATACATTCTGTATTTAGGAGGTAATATCTCATTGTATGAAATCAGGTATAATAAGTTAATTCAGATGTTGTATCTTTGTTTTTACCTAATATTTGTGTAGTTTAATTTCTACATTTTTAAAATATTTAATCCTTTTTTATGTATTCGTATATATCTTAAATTTTATCCGTTTCATAAAAATAGAAATAGTGCTTACCATATCTATAGTGCTTTTAAACTATACTAGAAGCATATTGCGATCATTAAGAAATGTATTTTAGCTTTCCTTTTTACATTGTCGGTTTAAAATAGTTTACAACCGGTTGCATGTATCTATTGTACAGAAATGTAATATTTTGTTATTTCGCGATTATCGAATCGGGAAATAATTTTTTAAGGGAATTGGTTATGACAGCATGTGAAAATTGGGATGACCATAGGTTGATGGCCGAGTTGAAGACTAATAATGAATTAGCCTTCAATGCTATTTATTTTCGATATTCCACAGTACTCTATCGTTATGCTTTTAATATTCTTAAAGATGAGGATGAATGTACTGATGTTATTCAGGAAATCTTTGTCTGGTTATGGGAGAACAGATCGAATCTGCATATTTCTAATCTTAAGTGTTATTTAATGGCGGCTGTTAGATATAGAATGATAAGGGTGATCGCGACGAGTAAACGCAAGGAAGAAATTTTGTCAAGATCGATTTCCGGTACACCTTTACACACAGATGATTTTCTCGAAGTAAAGGAACTAAAACATGTCATAACTGACTTTACCGCTTCTTTACCTGTGCGTGCGCAGGAAACATTTAAACTTAGCCGTGAACAGTATCTGAGTAATAAGGAAATTGCTTTACAATTAGGTATTTCAGAAAAAACAGTTGAAGCACAAATGACAATTTCTCTAAAAAAACTCAGATTGTATCTGAACAGAATGTTTGGATAGATTATTTTTTTATTGGATTAGGGGATAGGTATTCCTTATGTCTCTTACTTATATAACCAAAGTGCTGAGCAGATTATAAGGCATCATATAATGACCGATA
Proteins encoded in this region:
- a CDS encoding FecR family protein gives rise to the protein MDNKEFYKQLVQRYHSGKANEQEIALFLELLRTGQIEDIVESHMEEQSGVEEKKIQKTRYYRFFKYAAALLLVTLTGASLFYNWYESERKMEIARMNNIGPATAKAILKLADGRHIMLDSTFGELIIQDSAVKDQSGKMVHQGENEYYEVNVPKGGTFHLNLSDGSKVWLNSGSTLRFPQKFAGNLRKIELKGEAFFEVRKQTGSAGERIPFIVQTSKQTVEVLGTSFNVKAYGEENESATLFTGLVRLKNNKNNHEKMLSPGSKAVLERNGEFKVGIADLEEEGSWRSDAFVFNETPINDILNQLSRWYNVDIDFIGSAEYSFNGYLQRNVSLGEALETLKGTGELDYQYQNHKVIIKQKKTK
- a CDS encoding TonB-dependent receptor; translation: MNLIILFKQSFGLKYVCRRSSTEKSVLWIKCTTLFLCLMLCHVYSSAYSQNINLSFKNEKLGKVLKSISQQSGYRVFYNSELLKGTKPVSIDVKAGTLNNVLDLVFVNQPLSYRLEGRSILISRQTAAKNMVVHTPAEDFQEAITGTVTDSTGRSLSGVTVKIKGTNSSTATDAQGYFKLTRSQQGHVTLVFSYIGYQTLESIYTGSPLQVAMKTEVSDIAEIVVIGYGTVKKSDLTGSVSTISSAQLSQVNGVSNVAQALQGHAPGVRVNQASGQPGEGMKIQIRGTNSLGASNDPLYVVDGMMLDGLTAQINPDDIASVSVLKDASSTAIYGSRGANGVVMITTKKGASGKKKISYNNYFGTQRLRKKIDVVNAIDFATLQNEVAANDGKPLPWTQAQINDLGEGTDWQDLVYRAAPVQTHNLSISGGNQDTKYFTSFGYFDQDGIIRNSGFQRLSLRTNIDHKLFEKINLTTNLSIQNSAYDRAQYQSADGSGGIPWSSMVLPPTMQVYDANGNYTKFTGVSWGETNPVGISENWKNRNNSLRLIGNVALSYEILDGLKLKLSAGLDHAYNKQDTYFPGNISLGQRIVDGKPVFGVANKNYGSSSTFINDNILEYQKQFGDKHKLDALVGLTYQTSRNDGLNSGSGVGFASDTYETSNIQSAITKALPSSSFGDNRLLSYMARANYSYADKYFLTVSGRRDGSSRFGANNKYAFFPSAAVAWAVSQEDFLKDNPTLSLLKIRTSYGESGNQAIANYQTLANVSGTDAIFNNQINTGFILAALENANLKWETTRQYDIGLDMGLFNNKIQIVADYYNKRTKDLLLNVTLPGSGGFSSVLQNIGVVQNKGFEFQISAQPRLGEHLRWKPSFNISFNRTKVLDMGVDAYGNPVTFKEIGTGGNWFPTIVGQSMMQLYGYTVEGIYQTDQEAIANGEPSKKAGDYRFKNWDGQGTVNDQDDRRVLSRLEPKFTFGFNNGFTYKNFDFSFMMVGSYGNDIVNEFRKYNISLNGSWAPTQEGFDNRWKGSGQGNTFDKPSANSGSAIRDYANSLWVENGSYLRLRDVTLGYTLPAELTNRLRISGVRIYVSAQNYLTITNYSGFDPEVSWASAAVNGWDRGNYPATKSITAGIKVDF
- a CDS encoding RagB/SusD family nutrient uptake outer membrane protein; its protein translation is MKTIYSIFILLTAFLIQGCERTLEEKPQTILSPNQFFLNPGNYEASVKGIYSGLPLYIPFTHEMITDLYATPSAQAEQALPIYNNQPTPSYYNARSAWNGPYAVIKNANFILKYLPDAPLSSTQIANLTAEARFLRGYAFFQLVQLFGDVPMPLKVAEDYNNLRLPRTPQVEVYTQILEDLLFAEANLPENAPQQGRAHKLAATALLARVYLTMAGNPLNQTKYFADALKKSTDVIKSDRFTLVADYAEVFHKLAYTTESIWDKQYVADRGGNFLHGSSCTAPGYTPTLVPSANFINSFPKGDRRLSWGIMINYPAPGGPLARPFFHKFVDATLIDRGVLPSGSLVSYAIPLVRYAEMYLIAAEAENAINGPAQAYQYINVIRKRARIDKNDPTHVPDLQNLSKEQFQQAVWKEWDWEMYQEGLSWTTMKRSNTFNRIQQQRGNTLTVPVGLYNQTWPIPIEEITNNNIPQNPLYQ
- a CDS encoding PDZ domain-containing protein, coding for MNYTLTFLSRLFALLILCGVCGAESADAQSATVKKIYVAKSGRDSNPGTSAKPYASPGAALQAVSKLKKDGYSGAIEVIINTGVYYLDKPLSLGSEQSGSKNAPLTIQSAKGQQVIFSGAVPLNLQWKSGENGIWTAQVPEGIRFQSLYANGKQLIRARYPNYDPSVLPFNGYAADAISPERVKNWKNPEGAYVHALHIGRWGGFHYRVTGKDANGNLQLEGGQQNNRPSKMHETYRYVENVFEELDVANEWYLDEKTSTLFYMAPKGVNPAQQKLEAPILENIITLSGSKINPVHDIHVKGIQFVHTAPTFMKTAEPLLRSDWTIYRQGAVLITYAERCELSGSDFYDLGGNAIFVSDYNREIIIADNLIERIGASAISFVGNPDAVRSPAFRYEKFVLETEMDTVKGPKSDNYPSGCEASNNLIRNIGLIEKQVAGVQIAMASAIRVLHNTIYEVPRAGINIGDGTWGGHNIAHNDVFRTVLETSDHGAFNSWGRDRFWHPDRKEMNRLAAAHPEWVTLDAVVPTLIRNNRFQCDHGWDIDLDDGSTNYQIYNNICLSGGLKLREGFYRTVYNNVIVNNGFHPHVWFKNSHDVFRNNIVMQSHQDIQVNYWGDTVDYNYYTNIADLKKDQVKGVDAHSELFDGKFANAATGDFRVTGRIPAGFKNFNTSDVGVTSPRLLAKAVKPEIPQVKIQKEELKNRIVKWGGGEFKSIETLGEQSAAGLPEIAGVLVVKLAENSTAFKSGLRIGDVIVSCQKETINTVEDFQRIAKRDAYTGELAVTIYRNQVKQDLVLKL
- a CDS encoding sigma-70 family RNA polymerase sigma factor — encoded protein: MTACENWDDHRLMAELKTNNELAFNAIYFRYSTVLYRYAFNILKDEDECTDVIQEIFVWLWENRSNLHISNLKCYLMAAVRYRMIRVIATSKRKEEILSRSISGTPLHTDDFLEVKELKHVITDFTASLPVRAQETFKLSREQYLSNKEIALQLGISEKTVEAQMTISLKKLRLYLNRMFG